In Pseudorasbora parva isolate DD20220531a chromosome 20, ASM2467924v1, whole genome shotgun sequence, a single window of DNA contains:
- the irak3 gene encoding interleukin-1 receptor-associated kinase 3 isoform X1 encodes MSGKIDPSTFLFDVPPVLMATFCRLMDSGVESLGWRALAARILPSLLEVRCTEMYVAAGKSPTQELMWSWAQQNKRVGDLLKVLDEMGHARATSLFQSQDLCMQKSSSPPLFATHLSNTEKSCQTAAAFHPESISVQGEKQKSFITYSDVIEGTRHFHQDLKIGESVFAEVFRGRWGNRSFAVKVFKQENKANWKMLWEKFTKEIEVLQLYQHPNILELWGSFSETDRFCLVYPYLHNGSLFHRLHEEVKSPLSWQERLNIIKGTAKAVHHLHTAQPCMVICGNITSSNILLDGHLQPKLSDFGLARLRPHSVNQSCTIVIDTGSHSNLGYLPEEYIRDGKLSVKLDVYSLGMVILETCTGQKVKQETAKNVFLRDVLHAEFEEKGSVDACLRFLDPKVEHWLPAVALSLLRIGLECTVCRIRVRPTMEMVLQRLSQLLPMPAPTEDQPHTLDDRIFLQWPYNGYSPGLSLPIEDDEMYSLPVEPRVPKLAEPCECSQSEVTFLSLRDPDLSHSLRESRQDNDGVVSASQNLQADSAPRLDLYGSWPVECSCTAGTGEQGCEDCCANGFSQSVLYATIDDDDDDDALHPQDDIINPAKEKMKNKIHLYNQGLIKTEELLSLNTE; translated from the exons ATGTCAGGTAAAATAGACCCGTCGACGTTCCTCTTCGACGTCCCACCGGTTCTCATGGCGACTTTCTGTAGACTAATGGACAGCGGGGTCGAAAGTCTGGGATGGAGAGCTTTAG CTGCTCGCATCCTTCCCAGTCTGCTGGAGGTGAGATGCACCGAAATGTACGTGGCTGCTGGGAAAAGTCCAACCCAAGAGCTCATGTGGTCGTGGGCCCAGCAGAATAAAAGAGTGGGGGATCTGCTGAAGGTTCTGGACGAGATGGGTCATGCTCGAGCCACGAGTCTGTTTCAGTCACAAG ACTTGTGCATGCAGAAGTCATCCTCGCCTCCTCTTTTCGCCAcg CATCTGTCAAATACTGAGAAGTCCTGTCAAACTGCGGCAGCTTTTCATCCAGAGTCTATTTCTGTTCAAG GTGAAAAACAGAAGTCTTTCATCACATATTCAGACGTCATAGAGGGAACGAGACATTTCCACCAGGACCTTAAAATCGGAGAAAGCGTGTTCGCCGAAGTCTTCCGTGGAAGATGGGGAAACAGATCTTTTGCTGTTAAAGTTTTCAAACAG gaaaataaagcTAATTGGAAGATGTTGTGGGAAAAATTCACCAAAGAAATTGAAGTTCTACAACT TTATCAGCATCCTAATATCTTGGAGTTATGGGGCAGCTTTTCAGAGACGGATCGCTTCTGTTTAGTTTATCCATACCTTCATAACGGTTCATTGTTCCACAGGCTTCATGAG GAAGTTAAGAGTCCTCTATCATGGCAGGAAAGGTTGAACATCATAAAAGGCACCGCAAAGGCAGTCCACCATCTACACACTGCACAACCGTGCATGGTTATTTGTGGAAACATTACGAG TTCAAACATACTCTTGGACGGGCACCTGCAGCCCAAATTATCGGATTTTGGATTAGCTCGTCTGAGGCCCCACTCTGTCAACCAGAGCTGCACCATCGTCATTGATACCGGGTCACATAGCAACCTTGGCTATCTCCCAGAGGAGTACATCCGTGATGGAAAGCTGTCAGTCAAACTTGACGTTTACAGCCTTGGCATG GTTATTTTAGAGACATGTACAGGACAGAAGGTGAAACAGGAGACAGCAAAGAACGTCTTCTTG AGAGATGTACTGCATGCAGAGTTTGAGGAAAAGGGCTCTGTGGATGCCTGTCTGAGGTTTTTAGATCCCAAAGTTGAGCACTGGCTTCCTGCTGTGGCACTTTCTCTGCTCCGGATCGGACTAGAGTGCACAGTCTGCAGAATTCGAGTCAGGCCGACCATGGAAATG GTGCTTCAGAGACTAAGCCAACTTCTTCCAATGCCTGCACCCACTGAGGACCAACCACACACCCTAGACGATAGGATCTTTCTTCAGTGGCCATACAACGGTTACAGTCCGGGTCTAAGCCTCCCTATTGAAGATGATGAAATGTACAGCCTGCCGGTGGAACCCAGAGTTCCCAAACTGGCAGAACCCTGCGAGTGCAGCCAGTCGGAAGTCACTTTCCTGAGTTTAAGAGATCCAGACTTGTCACACTCCCTCAGGGAATCTCGCCAGGACAATGATGGTGTAGTTTCAGCATCACAAAATCTCCAGGCAGACTCTGCACCTCGCCTGGACTTATATGGGAGTTGGCCGGTGGAGTGcagctgtaccgctggaaccgGAGAGCAGGGGTGTGAGGACTGCTGCGCTAATGGCTTCAGTCAGTCTGTTTTATATGCCACTATAG atgatgatgatgatgatgatgcccTGCACCCTCAGGATGACATCATAAATCCAGCAAAAGAAAAAATGAAGAATAAAATTCACCTGTACAACCAGGGGCTAATAAAAACAGAAGAACTTCTTTCACTTAATACAGAGTGA
- the b2m gene encoding beta-2-microglobulin, with translation MRALVSFALFCVLYVTVQGKVSSPKIQLYSHNPGEYGKANTLICYVSAFHPPDISIELLKNGEPIPNAQQTDLAFEKGWQFHLTKSVSFTPQRDEEYSCSVRHMGTTKKIVWESNM, from the exons ATGCGAGCACTCGTCTCTTTTGCCCTGTTTTGTGTCCTGTACGTTACCGTACAAGGGAAAGTCT CCAGTCCCAAGATTCAGCTGTATAGCCATAATCCAGGAGAGTATGGAAAAGCGAACACCCTGATCTGCTATGTGAGTGCCTTCCACCCTCCTGATATCTCCATTGAACTGCTGAAAAATGGAGAGCCTATCCCTAATGCCCAACAGACCGACCTGGCCTTCGAAAAGGGCTGGCAGTTTCACCTCACCAAGAGCGTCTCTTTCACACCACAGAGAGATGAAGAGTACTCCTGCAGCGTTCGGCACATGGGTACTACAAAGAAAATTGTTTGGG AGTCCAACATGTAA
- the irak3 gene encoding interleukin-1 receptor-associated kinase 3 isoform X2, giving the protein MESFSLLEVRCTEMYVAAGKSPTQELMWSWAQQNKRVGDLLKVLDEMGHARATSLFQSQDLCMQKSSSPPLFATHLSNTEKSCQTAAAFHPESISVQGEKQKSFITYSDVIEGTRHFHQDLKIGESVFAEVFRGRWGNRSFAVKVFKQENKANWKMLWEKFTKEIEVLQLYQHPNILELWGSFSETDRFCLVYPYLHNGSLFHRLHEEVKSPLSWQERLNIIKGTAKAVHHLHTAQPCMVICGNITSSNILLDGHLQPKLSDFGLARLRPHSVNQSCTIVIDTGSHSNLGYLPEEYIRDGKLSVKLDVYSLGMVILETCTGQKVKQETAKNVFLRDVLHAEFEEKGSVDACLRFLDPKVEHWLPAVALSLLRIGLECTVCRIRVRPTMEMVLQRLSQLLPMPAPTEDQPHTLDDRIFLQWPYNGYSPGLSLPIEDDEMYSLPVEPRVPKLAEPCECSQSEVTFLSLRDPDLSHSLRESRQDNDGVVSASQNLQADSAPRLDLYGSWPVECSCTAGTGEQGCEDCCANGFSQSVLYATIDDDDDDDALHPQDDIINPAKEKMKNKIHLYNQGLIKTEELLSLNTE; this is encoded by the exons ATGGAGAGCTTTAG TCTGCTGGAGGTGAGATGCACCGAAATGTACGTGGCTGCTGGGAAAAGTCCAACCCAAGAGCTCATGTGGTCGTGGGCCCAGCAGAATAAAAGAGTGGGGGATCTGCTGAAGGTTCTGGACGAGATGGGTCATGCTCGAGCCACGAGTCTGTTTCAGTCACAAG ACTTGTGCATGCAGAAGTCATCCTCGCCTCCTCTTTTCGCCAcg CATCTGTCAAATACTGAGAAGTCCTGTCAAACTGCGGCAGCTTTTCATCCAGAGTCTATTTCTGTTCAAG GTGAAAAACAGAAGTCTTTCATCACATATTCAGACGTCATAGAGGGAACGAGACATTTCCACCAGGACCTTAAAATCGGAGAAAGCGTGTTCGCCGAAGTCTTCCGTGGAAGATGGGGAAACAGATCTTTTGCTGTTAAAGTTTTCAAACAG gaaaataaagcTAATTGGAAGATGTTGTGGGAAAAATTCACCAAAGAAATTGAAGTTCTACAACT TTATCAGCATCCTAATATCTTGGAGTTATGGGGCAGCTTTTCAGAGACGGATCGCTTCTGTTTAGTTTATCCATACCTTCATAACGGTTCATTGTTCCACAGGCTTCATGAG GAAGTTAAGAGTCCTCTATCATGGCAGGAAAGGTTGAACATCATAAAAGGCACCGCAAAGGCAGTCCACCATCTACACACTGCACAACCGTGCATGGTTATTTGTGGAAACATTACGAG TTCAAACATACTCTTGGACGGGCACCTGCAGCCCAAATTATCGGATTTTGGATTAGCTCGTCTGAGGCCCCACTCTGTCAACCAGAGCTGCACCATCGTCATTGATACCGGGTCACATAGCAACCTTGGCTATCTCCCAGAGGAGTACATCCGTGATGGAAAGCTGTCAGTCAAACTTGACGTTTACAGCCTTGGCATG GTTATTTTAGAGACATGTACAGGACAGAAGGTGAAACAGGAGACAGCAAAGAACGTCTTCTTG AGAGATGTACTGCATGCAGAGTTTGAGGAAAAGGGCTCTGTGGATGCCTGTCTGAGGTTTTTAGATCCCAAAGTTGAGCACTGGCTTCCTGCTGTGGCACTTTCTCTGCTCCGGATCGGACTAGAGTGCACAGTCTGCAGAATTCGAGTCAGGCCGACCATGGAAATG GTGCTTCAGAGACTAAGCCAACTTCTTCCAATGCCTGCACCCACTGAGGACCAACCACACACCCTAGACGATAGGATCTTTCTTCAGTGGCCATACAACGGTTACAGTCCGGGTCTAAGCCTCCCTATTGAAGATGATGAAATGTACAGCCTGCCGGTGGAACCCAGAGTTCCCAAACTGGCAGAACCCTGCGAGTGCAGCCAGTCGGAAGTCACTTTCCTGAGTTTAAGAGATCCAGACTTGTCACACTCCCTCAGGGAATCTCGCCAGGACAATGATGGTGTAGTTTCAGCATCACAAAATCTCCAGGCAGACTCTGCACCTCGCCTGGACTTATATGGGAGTTGGCCGGTGGAGTGcagctgtaccgctggaaccgGAGAGCAGGGGTGTGAGGACTGCTGCGCTAATGGCTTCAGTCAGTCTGTTTTATATGCCACTATAG atgatgatgatgatgatgatgcccTGCACCCTCAGGATGACATCATAAATCCAGCAAAAGAAAAAATGAAGAATAAAATTCACCTGTACAACCAGGGGCTAATAAAAACAGAAGAACTTCTTTCACTTAATACAGAGTGA